Proteins from one Bacteroidota bacterium genomic window:
- a CDS encoding DNA translocase FtsK 4TM domain-containing protein translates to MAKSKKNTTANKLTFKGFIRDERTRQISGVMMILFSFFLLVAFISYLLTWKQDQDMVWTQPWKQLFNSEVKVNNHLGKLGAVVSHQFFYRWFGISSFFFVAWFFTLGINTFFGKRVFNNRKIIGQGVIILIWLSTTLAFILYNTGFPWGGAFGKGTYLTLEGLMGKIGAAAFLLVFAVIYLIVFTNIDFKALLELLKPKPKPILSEEEIAAEKAEAVPIPPTYSSVKDLEEKKEVEMELKIIEPKPVQQIPIELEKEEKIEVEEVEEPESEDEHELEVAESVDEKVLHEYSNYNFDPTLNLPGYKYPVIQLLEEYSNDGISINTEELERNKDQIIGTLNNYNIQISKIKATIGPTVTLYEIIPAAGVRISKIKNLEDDIALSLAALGIRIIAPIPGKGTIGIEVPNVNKEIVSMRSQIASEKFQNAKMDLPICLGKTISSENYIADLTRMPHLLMAGATGQGKSVGINSILISLLYKKHPSQLKFVMVDPKKVELSLFSAIEKHFLAKLPGEEDAIITDTRKVVNTLNALCIEMDTRYELLKNAQVRNIKEYNAKFTRMKLSPKEGHIFLPYIVLVVDEFADLIMTAGKEVEMPIARIAQLARAVGIHLVIATQRPSVNIITGTIKANFPARIAFKVASKVDSRTILDTSGADQLVGRGDMLLSIGSDILRLQCPFVDTPEVDRVVEFISQQKGFDVAFLLPEYVDEKEQKERIEFGSNDRDDLFSEAAKIVVQHQQGSTSLIQRRLKLGYNRAGRLMDQLEDAGIVGPNAGSKAREVLYSDMASLERFLQTLV, encoded by the coding sequence ATGGCCAAATCCAAGAAAAATACTACTGCCAATAAACTCACTTTTAAAGGCTTTATACGTGATGAACGCACTCGTCAGATTAGCGGGGTGATGATGATATTATTTAGTTTCTTTTTGCTGGTAGCATTTATTTCCTATTTGCTTACTTGGAAGCAAGATCAGGATATGGTGTGGACTCAGCCATGGAAACAATTGTTTAATTCTGAAGTGAAAGTGAATAATCATCTGGGGAAATTGGGTGCAGTGGTAAGTCATCAATTTTTTTATCGCTGGTTTGGAATCAGCAGTTTCTTTTTTGTAGCGTGGTTTTTTACATTAGGGATAAATACATTTTTTGGAAAACGTGTTTTTAATAATCGTAAAATTATCGGGCAAGGAGTTATCATACTTATATGGTTAAGTACAACGCTTGCATTTATTTTATACAATACAGGTTTCCCTTGGGGTGGGGCATTTGGAAAAGGCACTTATTTAACTCTGGAAGGATTGATGGGGAAAATTGGTGCTGCCGCTTTTCTTTTAGTGTTTGCAGTTATTTATCTGATTGTTTTTACAAATATTGATTTCAAGGCGCTTTTAGAATTATTAAAGCCCAAACCAAAACCCATATTAAGCGAAGAAGAAATTGCTGCTGAAAAAGCTGAAGCTGTTCCTATTCCACCAACCTATTCTTCTGTAAAAGATTTGGAAGAGAAAAAGGAAGTGGAGATGGAATTGAAAATAATTGAGCCCAAACCTGTTCAACAAATTCCAATTGAGTTGGAGAAAGAAGAAAAAATTGAAGTGGAAGAAGTGGAAGAACCGGAGTCCGAAGATGAACATGAATTAGAAGTGGCAGAATCCGTGGATGAAAAAGTATTGCATGAATATTCCAATTATAATTTTGATCCGACATTAAATTTACCGGGATATAAATATCCGGTGATACAATTATTAGAGGAATATTCCAATGATGGAATTTCTATTAATACCGAAGAATTAGAGCGCAATAAAGATCAGATTATCGGCACACTGAATAATTATAATATTCAGATATCAAAAATTAAAGCAACGATAGGTCCAACGGTTACGCTGTATGAAATAATTCCAGCAGCAGGTGTGCGCATCAGCAAAATAAAAAATCTGGAAGATGATATTGCATTAAGTCTTGCCGCTTTAGGAATTCGCATTATTGCACCCATTCCGGGTAAGGGAACTATTGGTATTGAAGTGCCAAACGTGAATAAAGAAATTGTAAGTATGCGTTCGCAAATTGCATCTGAAAAATTTCAGAATGCAAAAATGGATTTACCCATTTGTTTGGGTAAAACAATTTCATCTGAAAATTATATTGCTGATCTCACTCGTATGCCGCACTTATTAATGGCAGGCGCAACCGGTCAGGGAAAATCTGTTGGTATCAATTCCATTTTGATTTCATTATTGTATAAAAAACATCCATCGCAATTAAAATTTGTAATGGTGGATCCAAAGAAAGTGGAGTTGAGTTTATTCAGTGCAATTGAAAAACATTTCTTAGCAAAACTTCCGGGTGAAGAAGATGCAATTATAACAGATACCAGAAAAGTGGTGAATACACTAAATGCATTGTGTATTGAAATGGATACCCGTTATGAATTATTAAAAAATGCACAGGTAAGAAATATAAAAGAGTACAATGCAAAATTTACTCGTATGAAATTAAGTCCGAAAGAAGGACATATATTTCTTCCTTATATTGTATTGGTGGTGGATGAGTTTGCAGATTTAATTATGACTGCAGGTAAAGAAGTGGAAATGCCGATAGCAAGAATTGCACAATTGGCAAGAGCAGTAGGAATACATTTAGTAATTGCAACACAACGGCCATCTGTAAATATTATCACCGGAACTATTAAAGCAAACTTCCCTGCACGTATTGCATTTAAGGTTGCTTCTAAAGTTGATTCAAGAACTATTTTAGATACGAGCGGAGCCGATCAATTGGTTGGTAGGGGAGATATGTTGTTGAGTATAGGCAGTGATATTTTGCGCTTGCAATGTCCCTTTGTAGATACCCCGGAAGTGGATCGGGTTGTGGAATTCATTTCCCAACAAAAAGGATTTGATGTAGCATTTTTATTGCCGGAATATGTAGATGAAAAAGAACAAAAAGAACGCATTGAATTCGGCAGCAACGATAGAGATGATTTATTTTCTGAAGCTGCAAAAATAGTTGTACAACATCAACAAGGTTCTACATCATTAATACAACGTCGTTTAAAATTAGGTTATAATCGTGCAGGTCGTTTAATGGATCAATTAGAAGATGCAGGTATTGTTGGACCCAATGCAGGAAGCAAAGCGAGAGAGGTGTTATACTCTGATATGGCTTCACTGGAACGGTTTTTGCAAACTTTGGTTTAG
- a CDS encoding outer membrane lipoprotein carrier protein LolA, whose product MKKTFLAIAAFFIAFTTIAQSNAEAVKLLKTVTSKYNGYKTMSMDVNLTIENLESKTKEQRKGKAMLKGNKFNLNLENQQVICDGKTIWVYVKDYNEVQINNFNPKEEMITPDRIFKIAEKDYLVMMGEKVSEGGKSLQIIELTPNDKSQSYSKIKVYIDPSDNSIQKGVVFDKNAIHLTYAISNFKANGEVSDTNFTFDKSKYSGVEVIDLRQ is encoded by the coding sequence ATGAAAAAAACATTTTTAGCCATTGCCGCATTTTTTATTGCATTTACAACTATCGCTCAATCAAATGCAGAAGCTGTTAAACTTTTAAAAACAGTTACTTCAAAATATAATGGTTACAAAACCATGAGCATGGATGTAAACCTGACTATTGAAAATCTGGAATCGAAAACAAAAGAACAACGCAAAGGAAAGGCAATGTTAAAGGGAAATAAATTCAACCTGAATTTAGAAAATCAACAAGTGATTTGCGATGGAAAAACTATTTGGGTGTATGTAAAAGATTATAATGAAGTGCAGATAAATAATTTTAATCCCAAAGAAGAAATGATTACTCCTGATCGTATTTTTAAAATTGCAGAAAAAGATTATCTGGTAATGATGGGAGAAAAGGTAAGTGAAGGTGGAAAAAGTTTACAGATAATCGAATTGACACCCAATGATAAATCACAGAGCTATAGCAAAATAAAAGTATATATAGATCCATCAGATAACTCAATTCAAAAAGGTGTTGTGTTTGATAAGAATGCTATTCATTTAACTTATGCTATCAGCAACTTTAAAGCAAATGGCGAAGTGAGCGATACAAATTTTACATTTGATAAATCAAAATATTCTGGGGTTGAAGTAATAGATCTCAGACAATAA
- a CDS encoding ribose-5-phosphate isomerase yields MSILNYKVYVIELSKRVFTENYKFRNANPQFNGVLECLYVGMTSKTPKERFEQHKTGYRNKNGNKLSSNIVEKYGTYLRPSLYDAINEKPMTRAEALKMEEKLAWNLRRKGYAVWFN; encoded by the coding sequence ATTTCAATTTTGAATTACAAAGTATATGTAATTGAATTATCCAAACGGGTATTTACTGAAAATTATAAATTCAGAAATGCCAATCCACAATTCAATGGCGTCCTCGAATGTTTGTATGTAGGTATGACAAGCAAAACACCGAAAGAGCGATTTGAACAACACAAAACAGGTTACAGAAATAAAAATGGAAATAAACTCTCATCCAATATTGTAGAAAAATATGGAACCTATCTTCGACCAAGTTTATACGATGCCATTAATGAAAAACCAATGACAAGAGCAGAAGCTTTAAAGATGGAAGAAAAACTCGCCTGGAATCTGCGCAGAAAAGGATATGCTGTTTGGTTTAATTAA
- a CDS encoding pyruvate carboxylase: MKITKLMVANRGEIAIRVLRAATELGIRTVAIYTFEDRYSLHRYKADEAYQVGKDIDPLKPYLDIEEIIRVAKREGVNAIHPGYGFLSENVQFAKRCRDEDIIFIGPDPEVMEQLGDKIAAKKVAVETKVPVIPDNKEPLTSVEIALAEAQIIGYPIMLKAAAGGGGRGMRRVYSDEELRKGFNEAQREAGNAFGDDTLFMEKFVVQPKHIEVQILGDRHGNIVHLYERDCSLQRRFQKVIEIAPAPNLPQEVKNKLYDYALRIAKHVGYNNAGTVEFLVDKDQNIYFIEVNPRIQVEHTVTEVITGIDIVRSQILIASGHRLDSSGIFIQSQETVALNGFAVQCRITTEDPTQDFKPDYGTVIAYRNAGGFGIRIDEGSSYPGVKISPFFDSMLAKVTASGRTFKGTIQRMRRTLAEFRIRGVKTNIAFLENILDHPDFQEGNITVNFLEEHPDVLQFPPKLDRGTRILKYLAEVCVNGNPDVKNYDPNKKFITPIIPDYDADKIPAKGTKQLLDELGPEKFAQWLKSQKQVMFTDTTMRDAHQSLLATRVRTTDLMKVAASYAQNHPQTFSMEVWGGATFDVAMRFLYEDPWKRLQLLREAMPNILLQMLLRGSNAVGYTSYPDNLVEKFIEEAWKNGNDVFRIFDSLNWVDSMLVSIKTVRERTGGIAEAAISYTGDILDPNRTKYNLQYYLDLARKLEDAGAHILAIKDMTGLLKPYAASLLVTELKKAIDIPIHLHTHDTSSVQAATYLKAIEAGVDVVDVALGSMSGLTSQPNFESLVESLRNTPYQTDFNLHSLNQFSDYWENVREIYYPFESGLKAGTAQVYRNEIPGGQYSNLRPQAFGLGLGEKLPDIKKAYEDVNEMFGDVVKVTPSSKVVGDMAMFMVTNNFTKEDIFNKGATLSFPQSVIGFFRGDLGQPYGGFPKTLQEIILKDIKPYTDLPNKHLEPVDFEKEFAAFKEKFGNRVEMTDFLSYKLYPKVYEDYFNHKKEYGDVSVIPTPYFFYGLQQNEEILITIDKGKSIMVRLLNILPADENGMRAVFFRLNGQTRVIECADKNIEVKRVLHKKVSGDKEIGAPLQGSLAKIFVKAGDAVKKNQPLFTIEAMKMETTITANADGKIKTIVLAERTMLEADDVVVEME, encoded by the coding sequence ATGAAAATTACTAAATTGATGGTGGCAAACCGGGGTGAAATAGCCATACGTGTATTGCGAGCCGCCACCGAGTTGGGAATCCGCACGGTAGCTATTTACACTTTTGAAGACCGCTATTCTTTGCATCGTTACAAAGCCGATGAAGCATATCAGGTAGGAAAAGATATTGATCCGCTGAAACCTTATTTGGATATTGAAGAAATAATACGTGTCGCAAAACGTGAAGGTGTAAATGCCATTCATCCGGGATATGGTTTTTTAAGTGAGAATGTACAATTCGCAAAACGCTGTCGTGATGAGGACATTATTTTCATTGGACCAGATCCTGAAGTGATGGAGCAATTGGGTGATAAAATCGCTGCAAAAAAAGTTGCGGTTGAAACAAAGGTGCCTGTAATTCCAGATAATAAAGAGCCGCTAACTTCAGTAGAAATTGCATTGGCGGAAGCACAAATAATCGGTTATCCTATTATGTTGAAAGCTGCTGCCGGTGGTGGTGGTCGTGGAATGCGCAGAGTGTATAGTGATGAAGAATTAAGAAAAGGTTTTAATGAAGCACAACGAGAAGCGGGAAATGCATTTGGAGATGATACACTGTTCATGGAAAAATTTGTGGTGCAGCCAAAACATATTGAAGTGCAAATTCTGGGTGATCGCCATGGCAACATCGTGCATTTATATGAAAGAGATTGTTCATTGCAACGCCGTTTTCAAAAAGTAATTGAAATTGCTCCTGCACCAAATTTACCGCAGGAAGTAAAAAATAAATTATATGATTATGCATTGCGCATTGCAAAACATGTGGGTTATAATAATGCAGGTACTGTTGAATTTTTAGTGGACAAGGACCAGAATATTTATTTCATAGAAGTGAATCCACGTATTCAGGTGGAGCATACAGTTACAGAAGTAATTACAGGAATTGACATTGTTCGTTCGCAAATTTTAATTGCAAGCGGTCATCGTTTGGATTCGTCAGGAATATTTATTCAATCACAGGAAACAGTTGCGCTGAATGGTTTTGCAGTGCAATGTAGAATTACCACAGAAGATCCGACACAAGATTTTAAACCTGATTACGGGACTGTGATTGCTTATCGCAATGCAGGTGGTTTTGGAATTCGTATTGATGAAGGCAGTTCGTATCCCGGTGTAAAAATTTCTCCCTTCTTTGATTCTATGCTTGCAAAAGTTACTGCCTCCGGTCGCACTTTTAAAGGTACGATTCAACGTATGCGAAGAACACTTGCTGAATTTAGAATTCGTGGTGTAAAAACAAATATTGCTTTCTTAGAAAATATTTTAGATCACCCTGATTTTCAGGAAGGAAATATTACCGTAAACTTTTTGGAGGAACATCCTGATGTATTGCAATTTCCACCAAAGCTCGACAGAGGCACACGTATTTTAAAATATCTTGCGGAAGTATGTGTGAATGGAAATCCGGATGTAAAAAATTATGACCCGAATAAAAAATTTATTACACCAATTATTCCTGATTATGATGCAGATAAAATTCCAGCAAAAGGCACCAAACAATTATTGGATGAACTAGGCCCTGAAAAATTTGCACAATGGTTAAAGTCGCAAAAGCAAGTGATGTTTACGGACACCACAATGCGGGATGCACATCAGAGTTTATTGGCAACAAGAGTGCGCACAACAGACCTGATGAAAGTGGCAGCGAGCTATGCACAAAATCATCCGCAAACTTTTAGTATGGAAGTATGGGGTGGGGCCACCTTTGACGTAGCGATGCGATTTTTATATGAGGATCCATGGAAGCGATTACAATTACTGCGTGAAGCAATGCCGAATATTTTATTGCAAATGTTGTTGCGTGGTTCTAATGCAGTTGGATATACTTCTTATCCCGATAATCTTGTAGAAAAATTTATTGAAGAAGCGTGGAAAAATGGCAATGATGTGTTCCGCATTTTCGATTCATTGAATTGGGTGGACAGTATGTTAGTGAGTATAAAAACGGTGAGAGAAAGAACGGGTGGAATTGCAGAAGCTGCTATCAGTTATACAGGTGATATTTTGGATCCGAACAGAACAAAATATAATTTACAATACTATTTAGATCTTGCACGAAAATTAGAAGATGCCGGTGCACATATTCTTGCTATAAAAGATATGACCGGTTTATTAAAACCATATGCTGCTTCTCTATTGGTTACCGAATTAAAAAAGGCAATTGATATTCCAATTCATTTGCATACACATGATACTTCATCTGTGCAAGCTGCCACTTATTTAAAAGCAATTGAAGCCGGAGTGGATGTGGTGGATGTTGCTTTGGGAAGTATGAGTGGACTTACATCGCAACCGAATTTTGAAAGCTTGGTGGAGAGTTTGCGTAATACGCCGTATCAAACAGATTTTAATTTACATTCTTTAAATCAGTTTTCAGATTACTGGGAAAATGTGCGTGAAATATATTATCCATTTGAAAGTGGATTAAAAGCAGGAACAGCACAAGTATATCGCAATGAAATTCCCGGAGGACAATATTCTAATTTACGTCCACAGGCTTTTGGTTTAGGATTGGGAGAAAAATTACCCGACATTAAAAAAGCGTATGAAGATGTGAATGAAATGTTTGGCGATGTAGTAAAAGTTACACCAAGTAGTAAAGTAGTTGGCGATATGGCGATGTTTATGGTAACCAATAATTTTACGAAAGAAGATATTTTTAATAAAGGCGCAACACTTTCATTTCCGCAATCAGTAATTGGATTTTTCAGAGGTGATCTTGGTCAGCCATATGGTGGATTTCCAAAAACCTTGCAGGAAATAATTTTAAAAGATATAAAACCCTATACTGATTTACCGAATAAACATTTGGAACCTGTTGACTTCGAAAAAGAGTTTGCTGCATTCAAAGAAAAATTTGGTAACCGTGTGGAAATGACAGATTTTCTGAGCTATAAATTATATCCGAAAGTGTATGAAGATTATTTCAATCATAAAAAAGAATACGGTGATGTAAGTGTAATTCCTACACCTTATTTCTTTTATGGCTTGCAACAAAATGAAGAGATACTCATCACCATTGATAAAGGCAAAAGCATTATGGTGCGCTTGCTGAATATTTTACCTGCGGATGAAAATGGAATGCGTGCTGTGTTCTTCAGATTAAACGGACAAACAAGAGTAATTGAATGTGCTGATAAAAATATTGAGGTAAAAAGAGTGCTGCATAAAAAGGTGAGCGGCGATAAAGAAATTGGTGCTCCTTTACAAGGTAGCCTTGCTAAAATATTTGTGAAAGCAGGTGATGCAGTGAAAAAAAATCAACCGCTGTTTACTATTGAAGCAATGAAAATGGAAACTACGATTACTGCAAATGCAGATGGTAAAATAAAAACAATTGTATTAGCAGAACGCACTATGTTGGAAGCCGATGATGTGGTAGTAGAGATGGAGTAA
- a CDS encoding lamin tail domain-containing protein: protein MKKVFSKFVLILLLSICYLSNANAQVVINEAGNRNASQITDEEGKYEDWLELYNSSTDTMHLYNYALSDDVTDLAKWTFPNIILSPSDFLLIYASGKDRKPTGFVNHWETVAGDLTYYDYIVPTAATESDWMNPDYITGAEWLNGKASIGFADSDDSSLIASTSMSVYLRFEFTIDDTSLISAARFFMDYDDGFIAYINGTAFAMDGLSGTPDYNAASSTNHEALLYQGYAPDEFYLDWSAFKLLVVEGTNVFAVQVHNNSEFSTDLTAKPFLLFGIADSTTLFDATPDWFDANSDFDAIHTNFKIAPEGETIFLSNADGIMIDSVFVINQQTDNSYGRATDGATDFAVFEIATPNASNNTSTPYLGYMEMPTFDSIGGFYNDSLTIGITCPNPLAEIYYTTDGNTPTTDDNFYSEAITLFETTALKAVCVDEDENYLQSKPHIETYFIEDAVSLPVISITTDEENLFGDNGIYDYWWLDWKKPCYIEYFNEDKIKQFGWNSAIKIDGGAGGSRSLPQKSFRIEPFNDSYGDGVLNYPLIPRKWFVQNYETFYLRNGSNFWNVLPYKDAFMERTLDGTLNDPMAYTPVIVYLNGEYWGLYELREKLDPGRYKQANLIEKDDLDLLSMSYWYGLVLRTLQGSDTSWYNMRDFIYEYPTPTDTLFYNLADAQLDLKSFTDYMIAETWMGNYDWPWNNIKMYRDRGGDNKWKYAVIDLEWGIGYGWSNIYSDMISYMMDYNEYTCPIITLMSNPQFHDYFINRYADLMNSTFLPERTLAIEDSIFAQVMPAMGRQLDTWGDGSPILDQINVFLDYRSAIRSDFEYRTPEVRNHLEDYFDLEEQNDITLQIEPEGAGRIQLNTLTIYNTGWEGVYFQAVPITMTAEANTGYTFSHWSSHPLIDDETIPGQTLNLNYNTTFTAVFTGSAMPEEITVSEINYNSEASVDAGDWIELYNYGEAEVNISKWKIQDANPLHEFIIPDGIHLLPGERLVLVEDTALFKAENPEITNFIGPIGFGFSGETDFVKLFTQQDFPKVEIQYFDSLPWPKGADAQGRTLELNDPTADLNNPLNWFDGCIGGSPGLPYTPCDVPLVFSEINYNSSDTLDADDWIEVWNISDEAIDISNWIFMDDSIGDEHTYIIPEGRILNPDERWVFAQTLSKFTAQHPFVTNYDASFYFNLNGNGEWIRMYDTSGRLQLSVYYNDKSPWPVDADGAGYTLELVDALGKMNAGENWTTICLEGSPGSAPSKPCEVVDTVPVFLEEMITDNIVIYPNPASNYLAIESDFPKSSTLKIQLISLEGAMVKIFYDGIVATGSQTLYCNLETINAGIYLVEITINGEQFIEQVVKL, encoded by the coding sequence ATGAAAAAAGTCTTCTCTAAATTTGTTTTAATACTTCTTCTATCAATTTGCTATTTATCAAACGCAAATGCACAAGTAGTAATTAATGAAGCAGGCAATCGCAATGCATCTCAAATAACAGATGAAGAAGGCAAGTATGAAGATTGGCTTGAACTGTACAATTCAAGCACAGATACAATGCATTTATATAATTATGCATTGAGTGATGATGTAACAGATTTAGCAAAGTGGACTTTCCCAAATATAATATTATCACCTTCTGATTTTCTGCTGATTTATGCCTCCGGAAAAGATAGAAAACCTACCGGCTTTGTAAATCATTGGGAAACTGTGGCAGGTGACCTTACTTATTATGATTATATAGTTCCGACAGCTGCAACTGAAAGCGATTGGATGAATCCCGATTATATAACGGGCGCAGAATGGTTAAATGGAAAGGCAAGTATTGGTTTTGCAGATAGTGATGATTCATCCTTGATTGCCAGTACTTCAATGTCGGTTTATTTACGATTCGAATTTACTATTGACGATACTTCATTAATTTCTGCAGCTCGTTTTTTTATGGATTATGATGATGGATTTATTGCATATATAAATGGAACTGCATTCGCAATGGATGGCTTAAGTGGAACACCTGATTATAATGCTGCATCTTCAACAAACCATGAAGCTTTATTATATCAAGGATATGCTCCTGATGAATTTTATTTGGATTGGTCAGCTTTTAAATTATTAGTAGTAGAAGGCACAAATGTATTTGCTGTGCAAGTGCATAATAATTCAGAATTCTCAACAGACCTGACAGCAAAGCCATTTTTATTATTTGGTATTGCAGATTCAACAACATTATTTGATGCAACCCCTGATTGGTTTGATGCCAATTCTGATTTTGATGCAATACATACAAATTTTAAAATTGCACCCGAAGGTGAAACTATTTTCTTGAGTAATGCAGATGGAATAATGATAGATTCTGTATTTGTAATCAATCAGCAAACAGATAATTCATATGGAAGAGCCACGGATGGTGCAACAGATTTTGCTGTGTTTGAAATTGCAACACCTAATGCAAGTAATAATACTTCTACACCTTATCTGGGATATATGGAAATGCCAACATTCGATAGTATTGGTGGGTTTTATAATGATAGTTTAACTATTGGAATTACATGTCCGAATCCACTTGCAGAAATATATTATACAACAGACGGGAATACGCCAACAACGGATGATAATTTTTATTCGGAAGCAATTACACTTTTTGAAACCACTGCATTAAAAGCGGTGTGTGTGGATGAAGATGAAAATTATTTACAAAGCAAACCACATATAGAAACTTACTTTATTGAGGATGCAGTTTCATTACCAGTAATTTCAATTACAACGGATGAAGAAAATTTATTTGGCGACAATGGAATTTATGATTACTGGTGGTTGGATTGGAAAAAACCATGCTACATAGAATATTTTAATGAAGATAAAATAAAACAGTTTGGATGGAATTCTGCAATTAAAATTGATGGGGGTGCAGGTGGTAGTCGATCACTTCCACAAAAAAGTTTTCGTATAGAACCATTCAATGATTCTTATGGTGATGGTGTTTTAAATTATCCATTAATTCCCCGTAAATGGTTTGTCCAGAATTATGAAACTTTCTATTTACGCAACGGCAGTAATTTCTGGAATGTGTTGCCTTACAAAGATGCATTTATGGAACGCACTTTAGATGGCACTCTCAATGATCCAATGGCATATACGCCGGTGATAGTTTATCTGAATGGAGAATATTGGGGCCTTTATGAATTGCGTGAAAAATTAGATCCGGGCAGATACAAACAAGCGAATTTAATTGAGAAAGATGATCTCGATTTATTGAGCATGAGTTATTGGTATGGTTTAGTTCTGCGTACTCTCCAAGGTTCGGATACAAGTTGGTATAACATGCGTGATTTTATTTATGAATATCCCACACCGACGGATACATTATTTTATAATCTTGCCGATGCACAACTTGATTTGAAATCATTTACAGATTATATGATTGCTGAAACATGGATGGGAAATTATGATTGGCCCTGGAATAATATTAAAATGTATCGTGATCGTGGTGGCGATAATAAATGGAAATATGCAGTGATAGATTTGGAATGGGGAATTGGTTATGGCTGGAGTAATATTTATTCGGATATGATTAGTTATATGATGGATTACAATGAATACACTTGTCCGATAATTACATTGATGTCGAATCCGCAGTTTCATGATTACTTTATTAATCGCTATGCAGATTTAATGAACTCTACTTTTTTACCCGAGCGCACTTTAGCAATTGAAGATTCTATTTTCGCTCAAGTGATGCCTGCAATGGGAAGACAATTAGATACTTGGGGAGATGGCTCTCCAATTTTAGATCAGATAAATGTTTTTTTAGATTATCGTTCTGCAATCCGAAGCGATTTTGAATATCGTACGCCGGAAGTGCGCAATCATTTAGAAGATTATTTTGATTTGGAAGAACAAAACGATATCACTTTACAAATTGAACCTGAAGGTGCTGGTCGCATTCAATTAAATACATTGACAATTTATAATACAGGTTGGGAAGGAGTGTATTTTCAAGCGGTACCTATTACAATGACTGCAGAAGCAAATACCGGTTATACATTTTCGCATTGGAGTTCGCATCCATTAATTGATGATGAAACTATTCCCGGACAAACTTTAAACTTAAACTACAACACCACATTTACAGCAGTATTTACTGGCAGTGCAATGCCGGAAGAAATTACAGTTAGTGAAATAAATTATAATTCGGAAGCAAGTGTGGATGCAGGAGATTGGATTGAATTATATAACTATGGTGAAGCAGAAGTAAATATCAGTAAATGGAAAATTCAGGATGCAAATCCACTACATGAATTTATAATTCCTGATGGTATTCATTTATTGCCGGGAGAACGATTGGTGTTAGTGGAAGATACTGCATTGTTTAAAGCAGAAAATCCGGAGATAACAAATTTTATCGGTCCGATTGGTTTTGGATTTTCGGGAGAAACAGATTTTGTAAAATTATTTACACAACAAGATTTTCCAAAAGTAGAAATTCAATATTTTGATTCATTACCCTGGCCAAAAGGTGCAGATGCACAAGGCAGAACTTTGGAATTAAATGATCCGACAGCAGATTTAAATAATCCGTTGAATTGGTTTGACGGTTGCATTGGCGGCTCACCGGGTTTACCATATACACCTTGTGATGTACCACTTGTTTTTAGTGAAATAAATTATAATTCTTCTGATACATTAGATGCAGATGATTGGATAGAAGTATGGAATATTTCTGATGAAGCAATTGATATTTCAAACTGGATATTTATGGATGATTCTATCGGCGATGAACATACTTATATAATTCCCGAAGGAAGAATTTTAAATCCGGATGAACGATGGGTATTTGCACAAACACTTTCAAAATTTACTGCACAACATCCGTTTGTTACAAATTATGATGCATCATTTTATTTCAATCTGAATGGCAATGGCGAATGGATAAGAATGTATGATACCTCCGGCAGATTACAATTATCTGTGTATTACAATGATAAATCACCCTGGCCGGTTGATGCTGATGGTGCAGGTTATACCTTAGAACTTGTAGATGCATTAGGTAAAATGAATGCAGGTGAAAACTGGACAACGATTTGTTTGGAAGGTTCGCCAGGTTCTGCACCAAGTAAACCATGTGAAGTGGTAGATACTGTTCCTGTTTTTCTTGAAGAGATGATTACGGATAATATTGTAATCTATCCAAATCCGGCGAGTAATTATTTAGCAATAGAATCTGATTTTCCAAAATCATCCACACTTAAAATTCAACTGATAAGTTTGGAAGGTGCAATGGTGAAAATATTTTATGATGGAATTGTTGCAACAGGATCTCAAACATTGTATTGCAATCTGGAAACAATAAATGCAGGAATTTATCTGGTAGAGATTACCATTAACGGCGAACAATTTATTGAACAAGTAGTCAAGCTATAA